The proteins below are encoded in one region of Maribacter aestuarii:
- a CDS encoding DUF1611 domain-containing protein, whose protein sequence is MKKVIDGKALVYCEGAFNTPNGKTAHGLVRFTERYEVVGVLDNKYHGKDAGDVLDGRPNGIPIFKDIETAVEELSAVDNLPSYLVIGLAPDGGRLPKEAKGTIRKALQKGWNVDSGLHDFLTNDADLVAIAQANNCQIRDIRKTPDRDKLHFFTGAIEKVDCLKLAVLGTDSALGKRTTAWLIVHAFRAAGKKAEMIGTGQTGWMQGAKYSMVMDSCINDFVSGEIEHAVVSAYNNENPDVIIIEGQGSLMNPAYPGGFEILAAGRPDYVILQHAPKRLEYDGFPGYKMHSLKEQINAIQVISGKEVIAITVNHEGMSKDEIPEACKKITLETKLPAFDVLEYGAKELVDLLMEKLK, encoded by the coding sequence ATGAAAAAAGTGATAGATGGTAAGGCCCTAGTTTATTGTGAGGGTGCCTTTAATACCCCAAATGGAAAGACAGCGCATGGCTTGGTAAGATTTACGGAACGGTACGAAGTGGTAGGGGTTTTGGATAACAAATACCACGGTAAAGATGCAGGGGATGTGTTGGACGGTAGACCAAATGGAATCCCAATTTTTAAGGATATTGAAACGGCGGTGGAAGAATTAAGTGCCGTTGACAACCTACCCAGTTATTTGGTAATCGGTCTTGCCCCGGATGGTGGCCGTCTACCAAAAGAGGCCAAGGGTACTATTAGGAAAGCTTTACAAAAAGGGTGGAATGTTGATAGTGGTCTGCACGATTTTCTTACGAACGATGCGGATTTAGTTGCGATAGCCCAAGCAAATAATTGTCAAATAAGGGACATCCGCAAAACTCCGGATAGGGACAAGCTGCATTTTTTTACCGGTGCTATTGAAAAGGTTGATTGTTTAAAACTGGCTGTGTTGGGAACTGATTCTGCTCTTGGAAAACGAACAACCGCGTGGTTAATAGTTCACGCTTTTAGGGCTGCTGGTAAAAAGGCGGAAATGATCGGTACAGGACAGACCGGATGGATGCAAGGGGCAAAATATAGTATGGTCATGGATAGTTGTATTAACGATTTTGTTTCCGGTGAAATAGAGCATGCCGTGGTTAGTGCCTATAATAACGAAAATCCCGATGTAATCATAATTGAAGGCCAGGGCAGCTTAATGAATCCGGCATATCCCGGAGGATTTGAAATACTGGCTGCCGGTCGCCCGGATTATGTGATTTTACAGCATGCACCCAAGCGTTTGGAATACGATGGTTTCCCTGGTTACAAGATGCATTCCTTAAAGGAGCAGATAAATGCGATACAAGTTATCTCTGGCAAGGAAGTTATTGCCATAACCGTTAATCATGAAGGAATGTCCAAAGATGAGATTCCGGAGGCCTGTAAAAAAATAACCTTAGAAACAAAACTTCCGGCTTTTGATGTGTTGGAGTACGGAGCTAAGGAATTGGTGGATCTGTTGATGGAAAAATTGAAATGA